The genomic region TGAGACTCTGGCGCCGAGGCAGCATCCCAAATTGTCAGATCTGGGGGTACAATAACCGGCCATTTACTAACAATAAGACCCAGGTAAGTAAATACGTAGATACCTATTGTGGCGATAAACGGAACACTCTCTTTTCTCTGCTTAACCGCCCGATACACTGTAAAGGCACACAGCAGAGCAAGTGCCGGGAACACCCAGATGATTTGTAAATGGCCAAACCAACGCTCCCAAACTGCTGGGTCAACGAAGGGGGTCCATAAACTAATAATCGCAAATACGCCCAATACAAGGGCTAGCAGCAAGGGAGTAATCTTGTAGGCCCACTCCTGAATATGACCTTCAGACTTTAAGATCAACCACGTGGCGCCCAGCAGTGCATAGCCCGCCATCAAGCCCAACCCCGTTACAACCGAAAACGGGGTGAGCCAGTCAAAGGCACCGCCGACAAAGGCGAAATTTTCAACGCGAAATCCCTGAATATATGCCCCCACCACGGCCCCTTGGGCAAAAGCGGCAACAGCGGATCCCCAGCAGAAGGCCCGATTCCACCAGCGACGGTTACGACGTGACTTAAAACGAAATTCGAAGGCTACACCGCGAAAAATCAGGCCTGCCAGCATCAGAAAAACCCCAATGTAAAGTGCCGGCAAGAACACCGAATACACCAGTGGAAATGCGCCTAGCAGCCCCGCTCCACCTAATACTAACCAGGTCTCGTTGCCGTCCCATACCGGCGCCACAGAGTTCATCATAACGTCCCGGGCATCTTCGTCTGGGGCGAAGGGATAGAGTATTCCAAGCCCTAAATCAAACCCATCCATTAAGACGTACATCATGATGCCAAAGCCGATAATGAACGCCCATATTAGTGTTAAATCAAACATTTCCATGTTTAGCTCCTAACCGGATCAACGTCATCATCAAAGGGTGTATGAGAAGCAGACATGGGGCGCATAGGCCGTTGAAAATTTTCACCTGCTGTTTCACGCTCTTCTTGCGGCAGCATGCCATTGCGTACAACCCGCGTGAGGTAGTAAATACCCGCGTAAAACACCACGCCATAGACCAATACGTAGCCAATCAGGGTAAATAGTGCCATCGCGCCTGTTAGCGACGGCGTAACCCCCTCGGCGTGGGTCATCATGCCATACACCAACCAAGGCGAACGGCCTGACTCGGTGACCACCCATCCGGCCAACACCGCGACAAAAGGCATCGCAATCATGCCTGTTAACGCCTTCAGGAAGACAGGATTATGATAAATACCTCCTTTACGACGTAAAATTAAGCCCGCGAACGCCACGGCAATCATTAACAGGCCGATACCCACCATCACTCGGAAAGCCCAAAAAACGATGGCTACCGGCGGCTGCTCATCAAGTGCGGCCTCTGAAATACCTGGCACCTCGCCATCTGCCGAATGGGTTAAAATAATGCTCGCCAAATTAGGGATTCCCAAGGCAAAGCGGTTGGTTTGCGCCTCTTGATCAGGGATAGCAAATAACAGAAGCGGTACGTTGGTGGATGTTTCCCAATTCCCCTCCATCGCCGCCACTTTAGTCGGCTGGTGCTCAAGCGTATTTAAACCATGATAATCACCCACAACAGCTTGCGCGGGCGCCAGGAATAGCAATAACCACAGGCACATCGAGAGTGCACGGCGGTTCGCCTCTGGATCGCGATTTCTCAATAAAAACCACGCGCTAACCCCTGCGACAACAAACCCGCCGGTCAGGAAGGATGCCATGGCCATATGGGCAAAGCGGTAGGGGAAGGAGGGATTAAAAATAGCTTCCATCCATGACACGACATGGAAGCGGTTATCAATCAGTTCGACCCCTGCCGGTGTGTGCATCCAACTGTTGGCGGAGAGAATCCAGAATGATGAGATAAACGTGCCAACGGCCACCATAATTGCGGCAAACAGATGCACACCCTGCGGCACTTTTCCTCGACCAAACAGCAGTACCCCAAGGAAAGCCGCTTCTAAGAAGAAGGCCGTAACCACTTCATAGCTGAGTACAGGCCCCAAAAAGTTAGATGCGGCCTGGGAGAAGTTGCTCCAGTTCGTACCGAATTGGAACGACATCACAATGCCCGACACCACCCCCATGCCAAACACCACAGCGAAGACCTTTGTCCAAAACAGCGACAAACGGTCCCAAGCTGGGTTTTTGGTTTTAAAATAGAGGCCGTGCAGTAGAGCAATATATGAGGCTAAGCCTATGGTAAACACAGGGAATATAGCGTGAAACGATACAACAAAGGCGAACTGTATCCGCGATAACACCAGGGGGTCGAGTTCCATCACACTCTCCTAAGACCTGAACAATTATCCCCTCAAAGGGGTCACACAAGCTTAGTTGAGCCTAAGTGGCACTGCATTTTAGTTATAAGCACTAAGCTTATTCTTTTAATTCCGGTTATCTTACAGATTCGACAAAAGCTATACAGAGAAAGTTTGCCGCTGAACTGTGTCGCATTGACGCAGAGATAAAAGCGCGTCAGCTAGCGACAACGATACTCACCATATAGCCCGTATATGCAAGAAATAGCGCCAGCAAAAAACCGCCTTCTAACCGGTTAATCCGACGTGGGCGACCGCGCCAGGAAAATGCAAAGATAACCATCAACAGTGTCATCCCCGTCATAACGCTCCAATCGCGAACCAGCACCTCACGCCCCGCTTCGATGGGGTGAATAACCCCAGCTAGCCCCACTACTGCTAAGCTATTGAATAAATTGGAACCTACAACGTTACCTAGCACCATATCGTGCTCTTTGCGACGCAGTGCACTAATAGAAGATGCCAACTCTGGCAACGAAGTGCCTATTGCAACCACCGTCAAACCGATAATCAAATCACTGACACCAAAACCCACGGCGATCTCAACCGCTCCCCATACCAATAGGCGCGAACTCACAATCAAAAGAATTAAACCCACCAGTGTCCACATGAGCGCTTTGCCACGGGACATAGGCTTACTATCCAGCGTCTCTGCAACTTCTTTTACCAGTGGATCATCCACTTGACTGCGAGAGCGAACGATACTCACGCCAATAAAGAGCGCTAGCGCGACCAGCAATATCAGAGCCTCCCAGCGTGAAATCCATCCATCAAACAGCATGACACCGGTTAAAAGCATGACGGCAATTAATAACGGCATCTCTTTACGAATGACGTCTGAATGCACTGCCAATGGCGCGATAAGCGCTACAAAACCCAACACTAGACCGATATTGGCAATATTTGAGCCATACGCATTACCTACCGCTAAACCGGGGTTTCCCTGCAAAGCGGCCAGCACCGACACGGTCATTTCAGGCGCAGACGTCCCAAAGCCGATCACAAGCATGCCAATCAGCAGTGGAGAAAGCCCAAGCCAGCGTGATGTGGCTGCGGCACCATCAATAAATTTCTCGGCACTCCAAATAAGTAGGATCAACCCCACCAACACCGCTAGATAAGCAAGCAACATTTCAGTTCCTTAATGTCGTAATGTTAGGCACTATCGCGGATGCATCCTTGTCCAACGCTACACGTCCGTCAAGTAGAGTTTATTCATCTGTTTGACAGCCCGGCACACCATCGTATTAGCTTTAACTACTTAATGCATTGAGAGTTCCTGTTGACCCACAGCCCTTTAAAAAGACGCCCGTTGCCGGTTAATACGCCGCTCGTCGACCGTTCGCCGCCTGAAATACGCGTTCAGCGTAGGCGATTGCGCGCCTGCCATGAGTGTGACTGGGTGTCCGCCCTTCCACCCCTTAAGTCTGGCGAGAAAGCCACTTGCCCGCGCTGCTCTCATGTACTGGTGAAGCGTAACCGTTATCCTGCCCAGCGCAGCATGGCATTAGCACTCGCTTCACTTATTGCCCTGCTCATCGCGATATCGTTTCCTTTTGTCAGCTTTAACTTAGGAGGCGTGGGCAATCGCATTGAACTCTCACAGACCGCGACGACATTGATCACCTTTCATCAACCCGTTGTCGCCATTGCGGTCATCATGACGATTGTCGTGCTACCAGCGATTTATTTGGTGGGTGTCATTTGGCTTCAATATGGGCTTTTACGCGCCAAGCCCATGCCCTTCAGCCGAGATATAGCGCGCTCTCTCACCCACTTAACCCCTTGGATGATGGCTGATGTCTTCATCATCGGCGCGCTAGTGAGCCTTATTAAAATCGCGGGCATGGCGCAGATTGAGCTGGGTATCTCTTTTTGGTCGTTCTGCATTTTTGCAGTGTTATTACTCAAGACGTCACAGTCCCTTGACGCCGACTGGATGTGGTTCTCGCTGGAGGGTGAACCCCTTGCGCCTGAGGGAACAAAAACCGGCACCACTGGCGCAAGTCAAGGCGTCACCGGGTGCCCTACCTGTGGCTTAGTCAATCGGCTTTCCTCGCCAAGCAAGAGCCGCTGTATGCGCTGCCATGAGAAGCTCCATCAGCGCTTACCTCACAGCTTACAGCGCACCTGGGCACTGCTTTTTGCCGCCACCATTATGTATATCCCCGCTAACGTCTACCCCATCATGACCACCACCAGTCTAGGGCACACAACGCCATCCACCATTATTGGCGGGGTGGTGCAGTTGCTACAAATGGGCTCCTGGCCGGTGGCCGCGGTTATCTTTATTGCAAGCGTCATTGTGCCGGTAGGTAAGCTAGTGGCCTTGGCGTGGCTCTGCCTTGTGATAAAGCGCAGCAACGAACTAAACGCCCAAAGCCGTACCAGGCTTTACAGGCTGACCGAGTTTATCGGCCGCTGGTCAATGGTCGATGTGTTTGTCGTCGCCATCTTAGTTGCCCTCATAAGGGCAGGCTCATTAATGTCGATTACTCCCGGACCAGCTGCATTAGCATTTGGAGCCGTGGTAGTGTTCACCATGTTAGCGGCCATAACTTTTGACCCACGCCTGATCTGGGACGCCCCACCACCACGCTCTGATCGCCGTAAAACGGCCACCAAGGAACCTGTTGATGGCTAATGATTCAACTCCGCAACAAAAACCAACACCTTCAGAAGAGAATAACCTGCACAGAGCGAAGTCTTCGCCTCAAACCAGGCTTTCGCCTATCTGGATTGTGCCCATTGTCGCCGTGATTATTGGCATGTGGCTGGTATACGACAACTACTCAAGCCGCGGCACGCTGGTCACGCTCAATATGGAAAATGCCGAAGGCATTGAGGCGGGCAGCACATTAATCCGTAGCCGTAACGTTGAAATAGGCCGTGTACAGAGTGTGCGATTATCCGACGACCTTTCTCACGCGGTACTGACTGCTCGTATTCAGCCTGAAGCCGAGGCGATGCTTCGTGAAGATAGCCGTTTTTGGGTCGTCAAACCGCGCATCGGGCGAGAAGGCATCAGTGGCCTTGGCACCGTGCTTTCGGGTGCTTATATTCAACTTGAGCCAGGCAGGTCGGAAGAGCCACGCCGGGAGTTTCAGGTCAGCGACGTTCCACCGGTCGCGCCTGCAGGCCAAGCGGGCCTGCAAATCCGCTTAGTCAGCCAATTGGGCAATTCACTGCGCGTAGGCGACCCAGTCTCTTTCCAAGGTTATACCGTAGGTCGTGTTGAAGACACCCGCTTTGAGCCTGAATCTCGCACCATGCATCATCAGGTCTTCATAGAAGAGCCCTATGCGCAGCTTGTAACGGACAGCACCCGATTTTGGACATCCAGTGGCGTTGATTTTCGATTAGATGCCGACGGCGTGCGTGTCAATGTGGAGTCCCTCGAAGCACTCTTGGGGGGTGGAGTTACCTTCGGCGTTCCCGAAGACCTCCCCATGGGCCGCCCTGTAGAAGCCAATGCCAGTTTTAGCCTCTATGTGGATGAGGACAGCGCCCGCGAAGGAACCTTTAACCGCTATCTTGAATACGTATTACTGGTTGAGGATACGGTACGTGGTCTCTCTAAGGGAGCACCTGTGGAGTTTCGTGGAGTTCGCTTGGGCACCGTTGCCGCAGTTCCCTGGAATTTTACTGCTCCACAACCCGATTCAAGAGCCCAATTTGCCATTCCCGTACTCATCCGTATTGAACCGCAACGGCTAGGGATTGAAAACGAAGATATCGATTTAGAAATGTGGGAAGAACGCTTTCAACGTATGTTCGGCATGGGTCTGCGCGCTTCATTAAAAAATGGCAATTTGCTGACGGGTGCTCTCTTTGTGGATCTTAATTTCCAGCGTGATTTAGCAAACCAGTATTTGGCAGAGTCTTTCTCAGAGCGCACTGTTTTCCCTACGGTGGCAGGCGGGTTTGCCCAAATCCAAGCCCAGGTGACCAATTTGCTGGATAAACTTAATGGATTAGAGGTAGAGCCGTTACTCGCTGGCCTGGATCGCAACCTGCAAGCCTCCGAAAGCGTGCTCAACGAGGTGCGTGAGGTTAGCGCGTCCATGAACCAACTGTTAAATGATCCAGATACTCAAGCCATTGGTGGCAACCTTAACGCTACGCTTGATGAGCTACGCAGCACGCTACAAGGCGTTTCACCCTCATCGCCCGCCTATCAAGAGCTAACCACCGCGATCCAACGCTTAGACCGTTTAATGCGTGACTTACAGCCACTCACCCGAACCTTAAATGAAAACCCAAGGGCGTTGCTGTTCGATAACCTGGATACCCAGGACCCAATACCCCGTGCTCCACGCTAACAAGGAGTTATCATGCGCTATCTAGCGAACATTTTACCGTTGCTTAGCCTAAGCCTTTTGCTCTCGGCTTGTGCAAGCAGCGTTACCCCACCCGCACGTTACATGCTACCCAGCAGCCCGGCGGTAGACGCCCCTGCCCAGCCTCAAGGCACACTGCACGTACGCTCGCTGCGGCTAGCGCATTATTTAGATGTCGACGGTATTGTGATGCAGTTAGATGACATTACCCTTAATGAAGCGCGGGAGCATCAATGGGCAGAAAGCCTCGCCCGCCAGCTAGAGCGCACTCTACGGGCACATTTGGCGCATGAACTCCCCACGACCCAGGTCGTCCGAGAGGAGAGCAATGCATCCAACGCTCTCACGTTGCAACTGGAAATTGACCAGTTCCAAGGCAGGTACGATGGTGTTGCGGTAGCCAGTGGCCAGTGGCAACTCAGAACCGCCAGCAATGAGTTGCTGGCATTGAAGAGCTTTACCGCTAAGACAGAGCTCAATGAAGATGGCTACCCAGCACTCGTTCGCGCGCTCAGCACCAGCTGGGCCAACAGTGCCGCTCAGATTGCGAACCAGCTTCTCCAAGGCAACTATTTTGAATAGCGTCCCAAACGTCCTTTAAATGTGCAAATGCATAACCTTTATTTGGTTTTTTAAAAAACGTTCTTAAACTGAGACTCAGGCTACTTAAAAGACCCGAACAAGGATGCGTTATGAATAGTGACGACAACACCTTTGACGTTGAGGCGCTTTGCAACCATCTTGCCAACATGACGCACTCTCTTGAGGCATGGCTTGGAGGTGACTTGTCACTCTCGTTACTAGAAAAAGCCCAACACAGCCACGAGGCACTCACTGACGTGCTAGCTACTCAAGGAGTGTCGACTGAGACCATCGAGGTCCTGGAGCGTATCGAACGATTCATTGCTGAACAGGCTCTTGAAATATACAGCGCGCCCAGCTTTGCCCAGCAGCAAGCACGTATTCTCGAAAACTTTACCGGCCCACTAATGACACTAGACGGCATTGGGCCTGCCACGGCGACACAGCTGTTTGACGCGGGCATAGCACACCCCAACCAACTCTTTGAGCTTAGCGCCGATGAAGTAGCCTCGCTGCCACTGCCTGCCGCCAGCCATGCGCGGGTTACCAGCCTTTATACGCAACACGTTAACCACCAATAACCGCGTTGAAAGGCACCGTCAGCTAGCAATCGTGATACACTGTAGCGGTGTATCACCGTTATTTTTCAGCACTACCCCGTCACTTCCGAACAAGGCTTTGTCATACGTGCTTGCCTTTTACGGCTAATAAATGTCCATCGCGGCTGCGCACTTTATCTGGCAAACTTCGCTGCCGCGACGGTGTATCATCCTCGCTTTTTGAACATTACGCTTAGCAAACCGCCGCCTATCGGTGTGACTTGCTAGGTGATTGCGGAGAACGCATGAGCTTTTCTGAACTTGGTCTGCACGACGATTTACTGCGCGCCGTTACCGCGCAAGGCTATACCCAGCCAACCCCTATTCAATTAAAGGCTATCCCCGTTGTGCTGGAGGGGCGTGACCTACTCGCCAGCGCCCAAACCGGCACAGGTAAGACAGCTGGTTTTACGCTACCTATGCTGCAGCGGCTGGCTAACGGCAAACGCCCTGCCAAGCGCCAAGTAAGAGCTCTTGTCCTCACTCCCACCCGAGAGTTAGCCGCCCAGGTAGGTGAAAGCGTTTCCGCTTACGGCCAACACCTTGCGCTGCGCTCTCATATTATTTTTGGCGGCGTCGGTCAGCAGCCCCAAGTAGATGCCTTGAAAGCGGGCTTGGATGTTTTGGTTGCCACACCCGGCAGACTGCTGGACCTTCATCAGCAAGGCCATGTCGATTTGTCGGCGGTTGAAATCCTGGTTCTCGATGAAGCCGATCGTATGCTCGACATGGGCTTTATTCATGACATTAAACGGATACTGCGCTTAGTGCCTAAGAAGCGTCAAAATCTGCTGTTTTCTGCGACGTTTTCTAATGAAATTCAAGCGCTCGCCCAGCAACTACTGGACAACCCCGCGCTAATTGAGGTTGCACCACGCAACACCACTGCCGAAAGAATAGAGCAAGCCATTTACCGCGTTGATCGCGATAAAAAGCGTGAACTGCTCGCCCATTTGATTCAACAGCATAACTGGTTCCAGGTGTTGGTGTTTACACGTACCAAGCATGGTGCGAACCGCTTAGCAGAACAGCTCTCAAAGCAAGACATTCCTGCGATGGCCATCCATGGTAATAAGAGCCAGGGCGCTAGGACGCGGGCATTGGGCGCTTTCAAAAGCGGGGATCTGCAAGTGTTAGTGGCTACCGATATCGCCGCACGCGGGCTGGATATCAATGAACTTCCTCATGTAGTGAACTTTGACCTGCCAAATGTAGCGGAAGACTACGTGCACCGCATTGGTCGCACGGGACGTGCTGGCAGCAATGGTGAAGCCATATCATTGGTCTGTGTTGACGAGCATGGCTTGCTTAGCGGCATCGAACGATTAATCAAGCAGACACTTCCCAAGCGTATCGAGCCCGGTTTCGAACCTGACCCCAATGCGAAACCTGAACCCATAGAAAACGGTCGCCGTGGCCAGCGACAACCCCGCGCTAAGCGTAAGTCCGAAGGTCACTCTGCGCCGTCAGGCGGCGAACGCCGTCGCGCCCGCCGCTAGCCTGCCGAGAAGGAATATGCGATGGTTAGCGCCTTGCATATTCCGGCATTACCGCTGAATTGATTCATGGAGTGATTATGGCGTCGAAGCAACTAATTAATGAATACCGTCAGTGGCTTGCCTTTCAGCATCAAGAGCAGTTGAGTCGTGAACATCAGGGTATATCACAGCGCCTGGAAGATGCGCGTGCGTCTTCGGGACAAGTGCTTCAAGCCTATCGCAGCATGGCTGAAAAGGCATCGATAGAAGGCGCCTGCTATCGCACGCTTTTTTTACGCGAGCGCGACAGCAATGACGCGCTACCCTGCGAAGGCTGGCTCTTCGTACGGCGTGTACTGAGCGAAGGCAACAGCACGCGAGTGCGCGTGACCCTGCTTGAAACGTTTACCCTTGAAGAAGGCATTATCGCTCCTGGCGATAAACCGGCACGCAAGCTCACCCTCGAAATCTATGATAAATTAGATATCAATAAAGGAATGCGCACCCAGGTTCGGGTAGATTGTTTGGATACTCCTCAGGACTATCACTTCATTACTCTACTTGATGCCGTGCGTGGTGATTTACGTCCACACCTTCAATAAGCACTCTCTATGGTCTCTCGTCGTGCGCTAACGTTCATCTTACTGATGTTCGTAGTAGGGCTTAATTTACGCCCTGCTATGTCGTCGGTTGCCCCGCTGCTAAACCGCTTACAAGAAACCGCCGGTTTAACACCGGTGGCGGCCGGCATCCTCACCACGTTACCGGTGCTTTTTTTGGGCCTATCGGCCCCACTTGCACCGCTATTGGCCCACCGGCTTGGCAGTGAACGCGCGTTAAGCGGTGCGCTATTATTATTAGCCAGTGGACTAATACTGAGGGGCCTACCGCTGCCGGGCAGTTTGTTTATAGGCTCGGCTATGGCTGGCGCCGCCATCGGCATTAGTGGCACGCTGCTGCCCGCCCTAGTGAAACGCGAGCTGCCCGAAAGTGCCGACTTACTCACGGGTCTCTACACCATGGCGCTCTGCTTTGGAGGTGCGTTGGGGGCTGGCCTTAGCGTTCCGCTTATGCAATGGCTAGGCAGCTGGCAGTTGAGTTTAATGAGCTGGTCACTGTTGGCGCTTGTAGCACTTCTTCTTTGGATCGTAAAAGCTCCCAAAGCCGAGCATTCAGAACAACCCACCGCATCAAACGCACCGCTCTTACATTTACTACGCAAACCGCTGACGTGGCACGTTATGCTATTTATGGGTATCCAGTCCTCAATGGCCTATATCGTGTTCGGCTGGCTGCCCACCTTATTGGTATACCGCGGCTATAGTGAAGCGGCGGCGGGCTGGACAATGTCTATTTCCATTATGTGTCAGTTAGGTGCTGCCCTTGCCGCCCCTTGGCTAGCACGCCTGGGTAAGGACCAACGCCCCACGCTGCTATTGGTGCTTTTCAGCACAGCACTTGGCCTATGGATGCTGCTCATCGCACCGCTGGTCTGGAAGTGGCCCGGCGCAGCACTACTGGGTATAGGCCAAGGCGGCAGCTTCAGCTTAGCGCTTAGCCTTTTGGTATTGAGAACCGCTACTTCCCGTTTAGCCGGACAGCTATCAGGCCTCGTTCAAGGTGGCGGTTACACCCTTGCAGCCCTTGGGCCATTTGGCGTGGGTTTGATGCTCCAAGCAGGGGCCAACATTGCTGACATTGCCTGGCTACTTATTTTATTGATTGCAGTCTGCTGCGGCTTTGCGCTGCTCGCCGGCCGTAGACGTCAACTCGACGATCAATCGGGCGAACTGTTAGTACATAACAACTAAATGACTCACTATGCTAACCAATAACAGCACCTCATGAGCGCAGCCTTCAAACACTTTAGGATAGAACTTTGAGCACGACTTCATCTTTAACGTCTATTGCGCCGACTAAAGATCGCCTGCTAGTTATTTATACCGGTGGCACCATTGGTATGTGGCAACAGGCCAATGGCTTATCCCCTGGCGGCAATTTTGGTGAACGCCTACACCAAGCATTCAGCACGCTTCCCCTGTCAAAACAGCAAAGCCTGCCCGCTTATGATGTCATTAGCTACGCATCGCTAATTGACTCAAGTGCTGCCACGCCGTTTCACTGGCAGCAGTTAGCGAAAGATATTGCCAACAATCTAAACAAATATTGCGGTTTCGTAATTATTCATGGCACCGATACCTTAAGCTGGACAGCATCTAGTCTCGCCTATCAACTACAGGGAATTGATCGTCCTGTGGTGTTAACGGGCGCTATGCAGCCACTAGAGGCCGCAGGTAGCGATGCCCTGGATAACCTATACGGCGCGTTTTACTTTGCCGCGCAACCAGCGCTGCAAGAAGTCGCCATCTATTTTGCTAATCGACTGCTACGCGGCGCGCGCTCCGTTAAGCAGCATAGTGAGGCAGTCGATGCTTTCTCCTCCCCTAATTATCCTCTACTTGGCGAACGGATAGGGGATGACTTCATACATTATCCTAGCCGCGGGCTGGCCTACCAACAGCGTGGCGCCCCGCGATTTGAGCTAGTTGACTATCGACCACTGGCCCAGGGAGAAGTCGCAAGAGTCGTTCTATGGCCTGGCATTAGCCCTTGGCAACTCAAAGCGATGCTGGGGGATTCGCGGTGCAAAGGTGCGCTCATACAGCTATGGGGAGCGGGCAACCTTCCCAGCAACCCGGAGCTGCTTGCCATGATCGCCGAAGCCAGCGGCGAGGGAAAAATGATCGCCGCAATCAGCCAGTGCCCGCAAGGAAGTATTCATCTTGGCGCCTATGCAGCGGGCGATGGTCTTCTAGACGCTGGCGTACTCTCAGGCGATGATATGACGCCTGAAGCAGCCTATACCAAGCTGGTACATCTGCTTGCGCAGCCGCTCTCGCTAGAAGACCAACGCCACCGCTTTTTAACGCCCCTTGTTGGCGAACGCTAATCCGTCGTTGATAAAAGAGACTGGCATAGTCGCTCATTCACGCTATGTTTAAGTGTACGTTAACCACTGGAAAGGAAAGCAAAATATGGAACAACCCGTACACCATTTTAGCGAGCTTTTTGAGCAGCTCGGCCTACCATCAGACGCTCAATCCATTGAGCGATTTATTCAGCGCCACTCCCCGCTACCCGAAGAGATGGCGTTAGCAGATGCACCCTGCTGGAACGAAGGCCAAGCGGAGTTTTTACGCGAAGCCGTCGAAGAGGATGCCGACTGGGCAGAAGTTGTCGACCACTTAGATGCTTCAATGCACAAAAATGCCTAATTGACTGCATTGCACAAAACAGTGCATCAACTAACAGAATGTTAAAACCTTCGCGCCGCCTCAACGCGGCGCCTGAACCAGCCTCCCACCAGTAGCAGCAACGTGAGTGCTAGAAGAGGGAATATAACGTCAAGCTGAAAAGCATCCTCCTCTTCAATCGCTTCTAGCGCGCCATAAATAGCACTGCTATATACTGCCCATTTCACCGATAAGCCAAGCGCTGCCGCGAGTAGATAACGGCCCAGCGCAATGCGCCGCAAACCGGCTGCAAAATTGATCACCGAATGGGGGAATCCCGGCAAGACACGCAGCGCGCACTGAGTAAGAAGATCGCTACGCGCCTCTAACGTGCTCATAACCTTGAGCGTCAATCCTTTTGGGTTCCAGCGGTCGCCCGCATGCGCCGCTAACTGGTATGCCCCCCATGCGCCAGCAACACTGCTAATCGTCAACATAAATGTCGCAATTAACGGCGAATAAAAGGGAGCAATTAACCATAGGCCAATGCTCCCTGGCAGCCCGATGGCTAACGTGACCGCCATGATTACCATAACACCCACGATCACTACAGGATGATGAGACATCGTGGCTGCCCAGCGTTTTACCTCTAGCAGATCCGGGGAGTACCATAGCCAAACATAAGCGAGCATCGCCACAACCGCGAAGCCAGCGACCCAGCGCCATGAGTAGCGTGTAAAATTATTCATGCAGACGAGCTTCAACCCGTTCGAGTATTTGGCGGCTAACTTTACCCACTAGCGGCTTGGCCGCTTTATTAACCGCTTTCTCCATTAAACGATTACGGATTTCATAGCGTAGCGTTAACTCTACCTTCGTACCTTCGGGCACCGCGCGCAGCTGGTAGCGTCCCTGATTCTTGACCCCTTCCAACGACTCCCATGCCAACACATGAGGAGGCTGAATCTCTGTCACTTCCACATCGAACGACCAGTCCATTCCGACCGCCCGCACATGCCAGCGGTAACGATCGTTGCCAAGCGTATCGATTGAGCGAATTAGGTCAGAGTAATCCGCAAAATCTTCAACACGACGCAATAACTCAAATACACGCTCTGGGGACGCTTTGATAATCTCACTATGTTCTATGGTGGCCATGAGCTTGTCTCTAACAGCTGGAATAAACAGCTTAACATGCCAAACCATACCGACATACTCAACGACATAGCGCCCCTCAAAGCTTCTCTACTGGTCATAACACACCACATTGCGTACACTGCCGCACTTC from Halomonas sp. 7T harbors:
- a CDS encoding asparaginase; this encodes MSTTSSLTSIAPTKDRLLVIYTGGTIGMWQQANGLSPGGNFGERLHQAFSTLPLSKQQSLPAYDVISYASLIDSSAATPFHWQQLAKDIANNLNKYCGFVIIHGTDTLSWTASSLAYQLQGIDRPVVLTGAMQPLEAAGSDALDNLYGAFYFAAQPALQEVAIYFANRLLRGARSVKQHSEAVDAFSSPNYPLLGERIGDDFIHYPSRGLAYQQRGAPRFELVDYRPLAQGEVARVVLWPGISPWQLKAMLGDSRCKGALIQLWGAGNLPSNPELLAMIAEASGEGKMIAAISQCPQGSIHLGAYAAGDGLLDAGVLSGDDMTPEAAYTKLVHLLAQPLSLEDQRHRFLTPLVGER
- a CDS encoding DUF2789 domain-containing protein — encoded protein: MEQPVHHFSELFEQLGLPSDAQSIERFIQRHSPLPEEMALADAPCWNEGQAEFLREAVEEDADWAEVVDHLDASMHKNA
- a CDS encoding VTT domain-containing protein — protein: MNNFTRYSWRWVAGFAVVAMLAYVWLWYSPDLLEVKRWAATMSHHPVVIVGVMVIMAVTLAIGLPGSIGLWLIAPFYSPLIATFMLTISSVAGAWGAYQLAAHAGDRWNPKGLTLKVMSTLEARSDLLTQCALRVLPGFPHSVINFAAGLRRIALGRYLLAAALGLSVKWAVYSSAIYGALEAIEEEDAFQLDVIFPLLALTLLLLVGGWFRRRVEAARRF
- a CDS encoding SRPBCC family protein; translation: MATIEHSEIIKASPERVFELLRRVEDFADYSDLIRSIDTLGNDRYRWHVRAVGMDWSFDVEVTEIQPPHVLAWESLEGVKNQGRYQLRAVPEGTKVELTLRYEIRNRLMEKAVNKAAKPLVGKVSRQILERVEARLHE